The sequence below is a genomic window from Flavobacterium sediminilitoris.
ATAAACATTTAAAATTTAAATATTAAAGAGAACATGGCAAAGTGGCAAGAAAGAGCAGTATTATTATTTAAAGAAGAAGGAATAAATAAATTAACCAATGCAAATGTTTTAGTTGTTGGATTAGGTGGAGTAGGTAGTTTTGCTGCCGAATTTTTAGCAAGAGCAGGAGTAGGAAAAATGACAATTGTGGATGGTGATACAGTAGATATTACAAATATTAACAGGCAATTACCAGCTTTGCATTCAACAGTTGGAGAACCAAAAGTAAAAATTGTAGGAGATCGATTGCTAGACATTAACCCAGAATTAAAACTTACTAGAATAGAAGAATTTCTTTCTCCAGAAAGAGCATTTGAGCTAGTAACACCTGAATTTGATTATGTATTAGATTGTATTGATAGTGTTACACCGAAATTAAACCTTATTGTTGCTGCTAAACGTAAAAAAGTAAGAGTAATAAGTAATATGGGTGCTGGTGGGAAATATGAAGCTAGTAAAGTTACTGTTAGAGATATTAGTAAAACCGAATATTGCCCGTTAGCAAAAAATATGCGTAAACGTTTAAAAGCGGAAGGTATAAATAAAGGTGTAAAAGCAGTTTACTC
It includes:
- a CDS encoding tRNA threonylcarbamoyladenosine dehydratase encodes the protein MAKWQERAVLLFKEEGINKLTNANVLVVGLGGVGSFAAEFLARAGVGKMTIVDGDTVDITNINRQLPALHSTVGEPKVKIVGDRLLDINPELKLTRIEEFLSPERAFELVTPEFDYVLDCIDSVTPKLNLIVAAKRKKVRVISNMGAGGKYEASKVTVRDISKTEYCPLAKNMRKRLKAEGINKGVKAVYSIERPDASSVKLTDGTNFKKSFYGTNSWMPALFGLHAAETVIKYLLKK